A stretch of the Balneola vulgaris DSM 17893 genome encodes the following:
- a CDS encoding NUDIX domain-containing protein has product MLKADQQYSGRTRIRVCGVLIEHNHVLLIQLHSPVSDALVWTPPGGSVHFQEPLVQTLEREFLEETGLAIEVQEQVFINELIEGDFHAIEFFYTVKRIGGELKLGTDPERAENDQLLKDLRFIPISELNEYMTVPKNLFETKIFK; this is encoded by the coding sequence TTGCTAAAAGCTGATCAGCAATATTCAGGAAGAACAAGAATTAGAGTATGTGGTGTACTTATAGAGCATAACCATGTACTCTTAATTCAACTCCATTCTCCTGTAAGTGATGCTCTGGTATGGACTCCACCCGGAGGCTCCGTGCACTTTCAAGAACCATTAGTTCAAACTTTAGAACGTGAATTCTTAGAGGAAACAGGTTTAGCCATTGAAGTGCAGGAGCAAGTATTTATCAATGAGTTAATTGAAGGCGACTTCCATGCCATTGAATTCTTTTACACTGTAAAAAGAATTGGCGGTGAGCTTAAACTTGGTACAGATCCAGAACGAGCAGAAAATGATCAATTACTAAAGGATCTCAGATTTATACCAATTTCTGAACTGAATGAATACATGACTGTACCCAAAAACCTTTTTGAGACTAAGATATTCAAGTGA
- a CDS encoding CTP synthase: MSTKYIFVTGGVTSSLGKGIICASLGRLLVAQGLKVTIQKLDPYINVDPGTMNPYEHGEVYVTDDGAETDLDLGHYERFLDINTSQANNVTTGRIYYDVISKERQGAYLGKTVQVIPHITDEIQSHVLELGNSGEYDVVIVEIGGTVGDIESLPYIEAVRQLKYNVGRQNTLSIHLTLVPYLAAAGELKTKPTQHSVKTLSESGLSPDIIVCRSEHTLDESIRSKVARFCNVDLEDVIASLDAKSIYEVPLLMKEEGLDKRVIERLKLPTKEYNLDNWIGFVEAVCEPSGEIEIALVGKYVEHHDSYKSIVEAFIHAGAVNDCKVKIRWVQSDDLTKANVATKLKDVAGVLVAPGFGGRGIDGKLSAVEYARTNEIPFFGICLGMQCAVIEYARNVCGWEDANSLEFDEDCEYPIINIMQDQKDIENMGGTMRLGKYACKLDKDSNAYTAYGEEVVFERHRHRYEVNNNLRYKLVESGLKLVGMNPERDLVEIVEIPEHPWFVGVQFHPELKSTVNNPQPLFVDFVKASLKYAKGNKLYHSLKSDQKKVAKS, translated from the coding sequence ATGTCAACCAAGTATATTTTCGTTACCGGTGGGGTAACTTCTTCACTCGGAAAAGGAATCATTTGTGCATCTTTAGGAAGACTATTAGTTGCACAGGGTCTAAAAGTAACCATCCAAAAACTCGATCCATATATCAATGTGGATCCTGGAACAATGAACCCCTATGAACATGGTGAGGTTTATGTTACGGACGATGGTGCAGAGACCGATCTCGACTTGGGGCACTACGAACGATTTTTAGATATCAACACATCCCAAGCCAATAATGTGACTACCGGTCGCATTTACTATGATGTGATTAGCAAGGAGCGTCAAGGAGCTTACCTTGGGAAAACTGTACAGGTAATTCCGCATATCACAGATGAAATCCAATCTCATGTTCTTGAATTAGGAAATTCAGGTGAGTACGATGTTGTAATCGTTGAAATAGGTGGTACAGTTGGTGATATCGAGAGCTTACCTTATATCGAGGCAGTTCGTCAACTGAAGTATAATGTAGGACGTCAGAACACATTATCTATTCATCTAACCTTAGTGCCATACTTAGCGGCGGCTGGCGAGTTGAAAACAAAGCCAACTCAGCATTCTGTGAAAACATTGTCAGAAAGTGGTCTGTCTCCAGATATCATTGTTTGTAGATCTGAACATACCCTAGATGAAAGCATTCGTAGCAAAGTTGCTCGTTTTTGTAATGTTGATTTAGAAGATGTGATTGCATCATTGGATGCAAAGAGTATTTATGAAGTGCCTCTACTCATGAAAGAGGAAGGGTTAGATAAAAGAGTAATTGAGCGTTTAAAGCTTCCAACGAAAGAATATAATCTTGATAACTGGATTGGATTTGTTGAGGCAGTATGTGAGCCATCCGGTGAAATTGAGATCGCACTCGTGGGTAAATATGTAGAACATCACGATTCATACAAATCGATTGTAGAAGCATTTATACATGCAGGTGCAGTTAACGACTGTAAAGTGAAAATCCGTTGGGTACAATCTGATGATTTAACAAAAGCGAATGTTGCTACGAAACTGAAAGACGTAGCCGGTGTGCTTGTAGCTCCTGGCTTTGGTGGAAGAGGTATTGACGGGAAGTTATCTGCAGTTGAATATGCTCGTACCAACGAAATTCCATTCTTCGGAATTTGCTTAGGTATGCAATGTGCTGTTATTGAATATGCGCGCAACGTTTGTGGTTGGGAAGATGCCAATAGCTTAGAATTTGATGAAGACTGCGAATACCCAATTATCAATATCATGCAAGATCAAAAAGATATTGAAAACATGGGTGGAACCATGCGACTTGGAAAGTATGCTTGTAAGCTAGATAAAGATTCAAACGCCTATACTGCTTATGGTGAAGAAGTGGTATTCGAGCGCCACAGGCATCGTTATGAAGTGAACAACAACTTACGCTATAAGTTGGTTGAAAGTGGTCTGAAATTAGTTGGGATGAATCCTGAACGTGATCTAGTTGAAATCGTTGAGATTCCAGAACACCCTTGGTTCGTTGGCGTTCAATTTCATCCAGAATTAAAAAGTACGGTAAATAACCCTCAGCCTTTATTTGTGGATTTCGTGAAAGCCAGTTTAAAGTATGCGAAAGGGAATAAGCTTTACCACTCGTTGAAATCAGACCAAAAAAAGGTTGCTAAAAGCTGA
- a CDS encoding glycerophosphodiester phosphodiesterase, producing the protein MDIIKGSWVAILLVTSLSTQVYSQESVTQFNPKVTEISMSDVREQRFIVIAHRGASAYYPENTMPAFKAAVEMNADMIELDVLLSKDNVPVVFHDKYLDKKSNGQGLLSDYTLSELKKLDAGSWFHEKFKGVQIPTLQEVLEFTSGKIALNIEIKTEAVSAENNTIEKSVIDLVERYNLENEVIISSFDYRAIERVKSLNPKIQTALLYERQQSYGREPVDLVKDYKVDAFNFSANECAANWLSQLNTHQIPFFIYTVNDPGMMKSLIEKGAKGIFTDKPDVLYKVADEVLNKNWR; encoded by the coding sequence ATGGATATCATAAAAGGATCTTGGGTTGCAATCTTGTTGGTTACATCTCTCAGCACTCAAGTATATTCTCAAGAATCAGTAACCCAGTTCAATCCTAAAGTGACAGAGATAAGCATGTCGGATGTTAGAGAGCAGCGATTTATTGTAATAGCACATAGAGGTGCGAGTGCATACTATCCAGAAAATACAATGCCAGCATTCAAGGCAGCTGTCGAAATGAACGCAGACATGATCGAGTTAGATGTTCTCCTTTCAAAAGATAACGTACCTGTAGTTTTTCATGATAAGTACTTAGACAAGAAGTCAAATGGTCAAGGTTTGTTATCTGACTATACACTATCAGAATTGAAGAAGCTTGATGCGGGAAGTTGGTTTCACGAAAAATTTAAGGGTGTACAGATTCCAACTCTACAAGAAGTGCTTGAATTTACCAGTGGTAAAATTGCGCTTAATATCGAGATTAAAACGGAAGCAGTTTCAGCTGAGAATAACACCATTGAAAAAAGTGTGATTGATTTAGTTGAGCGCTATAATCTCGAAAATGAAGTGATTATTTCTAGCTTTGACTACCGAGCTATCGAACGTGTGAAAAGCTTGAACCCTAAAATTCAAACAGCACTGCTTTATGAGCGTCAGCAGTCTTATGGCCGCGAGCCCGTCGACTTGGTAAAAGACTATAAAGTTGATGCGTTTAATTTTAGTGCAAATGAATGTGCTGCGAACTGGTTAAGCCAGCTAAATACGCACCAAATTCCATTCTTTATCTACACAGTAAACGACCCCGGTATGATGAAGTCGTTAATCGAAAAAGGTGCAAAAGGGATTTTTACAGATAAGCCAGATGTACTTTACAAGGTTGCAGACGAAGTATTGAATAAAAACTGGAGATAA
- the rlmB gene encoding 23S rRNA (guanosine(2251)-2'-O)-methyltransferase RlmB, protein MSKTENIYIYGRNPILEALIHRPDEIEKIFIKNSIQPASIQDIQQHISKNLIPVSRVPQAKLQNLVGRVNDQGIVALLSKIKYTDFFEWAQSLALDKHTSVLLLDGIEDPHNFGAIIRTATAAGVSAVIVPTQKQSPVNATVFKTSAGTAGRIPIIRVHDTNQGLKDLQVAGFNVIAVDGNGKEGIWETDFDAPTAFLIGNEGAGIDKKLLKKCSSTVRIPMQNQVESLNASVSAALVCYEWARKIS, encoded by the coding sequence ATGAGCAAGACAGAAAACATTTACATTTACGGTCGGAACCCAATACTAGAAGCGCTAATACATCGCCCTGATGAAATTGAGAAAATTTTTATAAAAAATTCAATTCAACCTGCATCTATACAGGATATTCAACAGCATATCTCAAAGAACTTGATTCCGGTTTCGCGAGTTCCTCAGGCGAAACTTCAGAATTTAGTAGGAAGAGTAAACGATCAAGGTATTGTTGCACTCTTAAGCAAAATTAAATACACCGATTTCTTTGAATGGGCACAGAGTCTAGCCTTAGATAAACATACTTCTGTGTTGTTGCTCGATGGTATTGAAGACCCTCATAATTTTGGCGCAATTATTCGAACGGCTACGGCCGCAGGCGTTTCTGCAGTGATAGTACCTACTCAAAAGCAATCTCCTGTGAATGCTACAGTTTTTAAAACTTCAGCAGGTACAGCTGGACGGATCCCAATTATTCGTGTACACGATACCAATCAAGGATTAAAAGATTTACAAGTAGCGGGCTTTAATGTGATTGCCGTAGATGGAAATGGTAAGGAAGGTATCTGGGAAACGGATTTCGATGCCCCAACTGCCTTCTTGATTGGAAACGAAGGCGCCGGTATCGACAAGAAACTTTTAAAGAAATGTAGCTCAACGGTTCGTATCCCTATGCAAAACCAAGTGGAGTCTTTAAATGCCTCCGTTTCTGCAGCATTAGTGTGCTACGAATGGGCTCGTAAAATCTCTTAG
- a CDS encoding amidohydrolase, which yields MKNIFIVLVFASLFGMACNSSSDITVMSNVNGYTLANGEVIQFETLVIEDGKVLKYGDASVADEFESATVINGQGKTLMPGLIDAHGHVMGLGFQQLQVQLMGINTLEATLDTIKAYAEANPDLEWIQGRGWNQTLWPENEFPTAEDIDKVVSDRPVWLSRVDGHAGWGNTMAMRLAGISKDTPDPQGGKIIRNEKGEATGVFIDAAEGYIQSIVPDPTPKEQELALEKAYEQMAKMGITSVHDAGVGVQAWELYKQFADQGKAKTRIYGMIAGAGGTFDKLSENGPIPSYADDMLALRSVKLYSDGALGSRGAAMIESYSDDPGNRGLLFSEQDEMNEMVLKVTSKGYQANIHAIGDRGNRVVLNAFEYSKNELGDQNLRNRMEHAQIVSLEDIPRFKELDIIASMQPTHATSDKNMAEDRVGPQRIKGAYAWRTFLDQSTIIAAGSDFPVEHSNPFFGLYSAVTRMDHEGNPEGGWYSEEALTREEALRAFTVDAAYAAHQEQVLGNLEPGKWADFILIDKDYFEVPASEIYKIEVLETWVAGKKVFDK from the coding sequence ATGAAAAATATATTTATCGTATTAGTATTTGCAAGCTTGTTCGGCATGGCTTGTAATTCATCCTCTGATATAACAGTGATGAGCAATGTAAATGGGTATACATTGGCCAATGGTGAGGTTATTCAGTTTGAAACCCTCGTAATTGAAGATGGAAAGGTTCTAAAATATGGGGATGCATCTGTTGCAGATGAATTCGAATCAGCGACCGTAATTAATGGACAAGGAAAAACATTAATGCCAGGCTTGATTGATGCACATGGTCATGTAATGGGCTTAGGCTTTCAGCAGCTTCAAGTTCAGTTAATGGGCATAAATACATTAGAAGCTACTCTTGATACTATTAAGGCCTATGCAGAAGCAAATCCAGATTTAGAATGGATTCAAGGTAGAGGATGGAATCAAACACTCTGGCCAGAAAATGAATTTCCAACAGCGGAAGATATTGATAAAGTAGTATCAGATCGACCAGTTTGGTTAAGCCGTGTGGATGGCCATGCAGGTTGGGGAAACACCATGGCTATGCGTTTAGCTGGTATCAGTAAGGATACACCAGATCCTCAAGGTGGTAAGATCATTAGAAATGAGAAAGGGGAAGCAACAGGTGTATTTATTGATGCAGCTGAAGGCTATATCCAATCAATTGTACCAGATCCAACACCAAAGGAGCAAGAATTAGCTTTAGAAAAAGCGTATGAGCAAATGGCTAAAATGGGTATTACTTCTGTTCATGATGCTGGTGTAGGTGTTCAAGCATGGGAATTGTACAAGCAATTTGCTGATCAAGGGAAAGCCAAAACCAGAATTTATGGTATGATAGCAGGAGCGGGTGGCACTTTTGATAAACTATCTGAAAATGGCCCAATACCATCATATGCAGATGATATGTTAGCACTTCGAAGTGTGAAGTTATATTCTGATGGAGCATTAGGAAGTAGAGGAGCAGCGATGATTGAGTCTTATTCGGATGATCCAGGGAACAGAGGTCTACTATTTTCAGAACAAGACGAAATGAATGAAATGGTGCTTAAAGTTACCTCAAAAGGCTATCAAGCAAATATTCATGCCATTGGTGACCGTGGCAACCGAGTTGTGTTAAACGCATTTGAGTATTCGAAAAATGAACTAGGCGACCAAAATCTTAGAAATCGAATGGAACATGCACAGATTGTATCATTGGAAGATATCCCTAGATTCAAAGAGTTAGATATCATTGCTTCGATGCAGCCAACACACGCAACAAGTGATAAGAACATGGCTGAAGATCGCGTAGGCCCACAGCGTATTAAAGGGGCTTATGCATGGAGAACATTTTTAGATCAAAGTACTATTATTGCTGCAGGTTCTGATTTCCCAGTAGAGCATTCGAATCCATTCTTTGGTCTGTATTCAGCGGTAACTCGCATGGATCATGAAGGCAATCCAGAGGGAGGTTGGTATTCAGAAGAAGCACTTACTAGAGAAGAAGCCTTACGTGCCTTTACTGTTGATGCCGCTTACGCAGCTCACCAAGAACAGGTGCTAGGTAACCTCGAGCCAGGCAAATGGGCAGACTTCATCTTAATTGATAAAGATTACTTCGAAGTGCCAGCCAGTGAGATTTATAAAATCGAAGTTTTAGAGACCTGGGTGGCAGGTAAAAAAGTATTCGATAAATAG
- a CDS encoding exo-beta-N-acetylmuramidase NamZ family protein, producing the protein MNKHIITPILYTLVTALLILGCKPTEVALSKVHVGGEVLISEYLDSLQNKRVGLVMNPTARVNGVHMLDTLLQSGVNVTALFAPEHGFRGDAGAGEIIKDGVDEATGLTVYSLYGKNKKPSSEMLANIDVLIFDMQDVGARFYTYNSTMKYVIEAASENDKEVWILDRPNPAGGNYVSGWVLEDEHQSFVGTYPIPIAHGLTLGELALMAQGEGWFDIEKEPKIKVIPMKGWKRSMKWDDTGLPWIAPSPNLPTFEHAYVYLGTCLIEGTTLSEGRGTNDPFLTLGFPEVDTSGGWIEGIESEYMVQLDTVSFTPISIPGKSLYPKFQDQALEGIKIQNGLALSDPVAFGVDLLHALLEHSEGAEFNNFILKLAGTDAIKKGHTDWGVALDRFKESRQKYLLYN; encoded by the coding sequence TTAAGCAAAGTGCATGTTGGAGGAGAAGTACTTATAAGTGAATACCTCGATTCCCTTCAAAATAAGCGTGTGGGCTTAGTTATGAACCCAACTGCACGTGTGAATGGCGTTCATATGTTGGATACGTTGCTTCAATCAGGAGTAAATGTAACAGCATTATTTGCACCCGAACATGGGTTTAGGGGGGATGCTGGCGCAGGTGAAATAATTAAAGATGGAGTAGATGAAGCAACTGGCTTAACAGTCTATTCACTTTATGGAAAGAATAAGAAACCATCTTCTGAGATGTTAGCTAACATTGATGTGCTCATTTTTGATATGCAAGATGTGGGGGCTCGATTTTACACTTATAATAGTACGATGAAGTATGTGATAGAAGCAGCTTCGGAGAATGATAAAGAAGTTTGGATCCTAGACCGTCCTAATCCAGCCGGCGGAAATTATGTTTCGGGTTGGGTGCTTGAAGATGAACATCAGTCGTTTGTAGGTACCTATCCTATTCCTATAGCTCATGGTTTAACTCTTGGTGAGCTAGCTTTAATGGCACAGGGTGAGGGATGGTTTGACATTGAAAAGGAACCTAAGATCAAAGTTATTCCGATGAAGGGATGGAAGAGATCTATGAAGTGGGATGATACAGGGCTACCATGGATAGCGCCTTCACCAAATTTACCCACTTTTGAGCATGCCTATGTGTACTTGGGTACATGTTTAATAGAGGGAACAACACTTTCTGAAGGGAGAGGTACTAACGACCCTTTTTTAACACTTGGATTTCCTGAAGTAGACACAAGTGGTGGTTGGATAGAAGGCATAGAAAGTGAGTATATGGTTCAACTCGATACAGTATCATTTACCCCGATTTCAATTCCAGGGAAAAGTTTATACCCCAAATTTCAAGATCAAGCACTAGAAGGGATAAAAATCCAAAACGGATTAGCCCTATCAGACCCCGTTGCATTCGGTGTTGATTTGCTCCACGCATTACTTGAACATAGTGAAGGAGCTGAGTTTAATAATTTTATTTTGAAATTGGCCGGTACGGATGCCATAAAAAAAGGCCACACCGATTGGGGTGTAGCCTTAGATAGATTCAAAGAATCACGTCAGAAATATCTGCTATATAACTAA